In the genome of Opitutia bacterium KCR 482, one region contains:
- a CDS encoding PEP-CTERM sorting domain-containing protein (PEP-CTERM proteins occur, often in large numbers, in the proteomes of bacteria that also encode an exosortase, a predicted intramembrane cysteine proteinase. The presence of a PEP-CTERM domain at a protein's C-terminus predicts cleavage within the sorting domain, followed by covalent anchoring to some some component of the (usually Gram-negative) cell surface. Many PEP-CTERM proteins exhibit an unusual sequence composition that includes large numbers of potential glycosylation sites. Expression of one such protein has been shown restore the ability of a bacterium to form floc, a type of biofilm.) gives MKKYISALLAAAFSASSFAALESPITASTDIDSPETVNSQLIVRSLDGNNVRLKISGPEALLTSTKSGYAIDLEENTSLLIEYKGGLNITPENSGVSIRNGASMMVNRIVGDVKMAKVVVWGGTLTIRKENAFSYGNAGTTLMLVANGSNMVLDASQSFNKMDIRYNSKIKFSDGVSLNFKGIDITNSAPKIDVVLEDFSNTNSICFGSASGLSLTDGVLTVSNSTKSIDYTFKDKAGEIMKNLVLDAATNTLTLASIPEPSTYAAVFGALALGLALYRRRK, from the coding sequence ATGAAAAAATATATATCCGCTCTGCTCGCGGCGGCATTCTCCGCCTCGTCCTTCGCCGCGCTGGAATCTCCCATCACGGCATCCACTGATATTGACTCCCCCGAAACCGTCAATTCGCAGTTGATTGTCCGCAGCCTCGACGGAAACAACGTGCGACTGAAAATCTCGGGCCCCGAGGCTCTGCTGACATCGACAAAATCGGGATACGCAATAGATTTGGAAGAGAACACGTCGCTATTAATTGAATATAAAGGCGGCCTGAACATCACGCCCGAAAATTCGGGGGTGAGCATAAGGAACGGCGCGTCTATGATGGTCAACAGAATTGTCGGAGACGTCAAAATGGCGAAAGTCGTCGTCTGGGGCGGCACGCTTACCATCAGAAAGGAAAACGCATTTTCCTACGGCAACGCCGGAACTACCCTGATGTTGGTAGCCAATGGAAGCAACATGGTGCTCGACGCATCGCAGAGCTTCAATAAAATGGATATCCGCTACAACTCGAAAATCAAATTTTCCGACGGCGTGAGCCTCAATTTCAAGGGAATCGACATCACCAATTCCGCGCCGAAAATCGATGTCGTACTCGAAGATTTCAGCAACACAAACTCAATTTGCTTTGGAAGCGCAAGCGGACTGTCGCTTACCGACGGCGTGCTGACGGTTTCCAACTCCACGAAGAGCATAGACTATACGTTCAAAGACAAAGCGGGCGAAATCATGAAAAACCTCGTGCTCGACGCGGCGACAAACACGCTGACACTCGCAAGCATTCCCGAACCCTCCACATACGCGGCGGTGTTCGGCGCGCTCGCGCTCGGCTTGGCACTCTACCGCCGCAGAAAGTAG
- a CDS encoding valine--tRNA ligase has protein sequence MSEISKAYNPSEVEDKWYKTWVESGCFKGKVDPNKEAYSIVIPPPNVTGVLTMGHVLNNTIQDILVRRARQTGKSAIWIPGTDHAGVATQTKVESYLRREKHTCARELGRDKFIEVAKQWRDKHGGIIIEQLKKLGASCDWSRLVHTLDDDYSRGVLTAFVKLFKQGYIYRGKRMVNWCPVNLTALSDEEVIMTPQKSKLFKMKYEIVEEPGVFLEISTTRPETIMGDSAVAVNPNDERYKKYVGMHVWRPFPKAPIPIIGDEYVDMKFGTGVLKVTPAHDVADFEIGQRHNLPIIDVMNPDATMNALAGEDFCGLDRFAARKKAVEKLDELGQLVAIEDYDNNVGFSERGGVPIEPRLSDQWFMRYPKVAEAKTAVESGAIKFWPKRWEKTYEHWLDNIRDWCISRQIWWGHRIPVWYRKGVENPDIHNPEEVHVSVDGPSDPENWVQDPDSLDTWASSWIWPFGTMGWPNPEKMKEEGMDYFYPTSDLVTGPDIIFFWVARMIMAGLEFLDGVPSERIPFKNVYFTGIIRDMQGRKMSKSLGNSPDPLDIIARYGADGLRFGVMNCAPQGQDILFSEERVELGRNFCNKLWNACRFRQMSGGAGDNSSLKAIADRIDVSKLDSDDHAILANLVKCAETVAKDYGVYQFNAITQSLYAFFWNDFCGWYLEVSKSRLADESARGTVLAVQDLCLRQTLLLLHPFMPFITEELWHSMGFGGAGEFIQNASPDFADELAELGIAIDENAAADTEKLKDLVAKSRALKAQCKVGTKRDSKMSILPADAASAAIFDANFDKLKKLVGAETFEKVSVECDSPAAITALGTVYLDMSGDIDMGAEIARLEKELAKLCGFEKSTVARLSNEAFTSKAPAKVIEGAKKQLDDCRAKIAEIEKLLKAYKA, from the coding sequence ATGAGCGAAATTTCAAAAGCATACAACCCCTCGGAAGTCGAGGACAAATGGTACAAGACGTGGGTCGAATCGGGCTGCTTCAAAGGCAAAGTCGACCCGAACAAAGAGGCGTATTCCATCGTGATTCCCCCGCCGAACGTAACGGGCGTGCTCACTATGGGGCACGTTCTCAACAATACCATTCAGGACATTTTGGTGCGCCGCGCCCGCCAGACGGGCAAGAGCGCGATTTGGATTCCAGGCACCGACCACGCGGGCGTCGCCACGCAGACAAAGGTGGAATCGTACCTGCGCAGGGAAAAACATACCTGCGCGCGCGAGCTTGGGCGCGACAAATTCATAGAAGTCGCAAAACAGTGGCGCGACAAACACGGCGGAATCATCATCGAACAGCTCAAAAAGCTCGGCGCGTCGTGCGACTGGTCGAGGCTCGTCCATACGCTTGACGACGACTATTCCCGCGGCGTCCTTACCGCGTTCGTAAAACTTTTCAAACAGGGCTACATCTACCGCGGCAAGCGCATGGTCAACTGGTGCCCCGTCAACCTCACCGCCCTTTCCGACGAAGAGGTAATCATGACCCCCCAGAAGAGCAAGCTCTTCAAGATGAAGTACGAGATTGTCGAAGAGCCGGGCGTGTTCCTCGAAATTTCCACAACCCGCCCCGAAACGATTATGGGAGACTCCGCCGTGGCGGTCAACCCCAACGACGAACGCTACAAGAAATACGTCGGCATGCACGTTTGGCGTCCGTTCCCCAAAGCCCCCATTCCGATTATCGGCGACGAATATGTCGATATGAAATTCGGCACGGGCGTCCTCAAAGTAACTCCCGCGCACGACGTCGCCGACTTCGAAATCGGACAGCGGCACAATCTGCCGATTATCGACGTAATGAACCCCGACGCCACGATGAACGCGCTCGCGGGCGAAGATTTCTGCGGGCTTGACCGCTTTGCCGCCCGCAAAAAGGCGGTCGAAAAGCTCGACGAGCTTGGGCAGCTTGTGGCGATTGAAGACTACGACAACAACGTGGGCTTCTCCGAACGCGGCGGCGTGCCGATTGAGCCGCGCCTTTCCGACCAGTGGTTCATGCGCTATCCGAAAGTCGCCGAGGCAAAGACGGCGGTGGAGTCGGGCGCAATCAAATTCTGGCCGAAACGCTGGGAAAAAACCTACGAGCACTGGCTCGACAATATCCGCGACTGGTGCATCAGCCGCCAAATTTGGTGGGGGCACCGCATTCCCGTGTGGTACAGAAAGGGCGTCGAAAACCCCGATATCCACAACCCCGAAGAGGTGCATGTAAGCGTGGACGGCCCGTCCGACCCCGAAAATTGGGTGCAAGACCCCGACTCGCTCGACACCTGGGCAAGCTCGTGGATTTGGCCGTTCGGCACAATGGGCTGGCCGAACCCCGAAAAAATGAAAGAGGAGGGCATGGACTACTTCTACCCGACCTCCGACCTCGTAACAGGCCCCGACATCATCTTCTTCTGGGTAGCCAGAATGATTATGGCGGGCTTGGAATTCCTCGACGGCGTGCCGAGCGAGAGAATCCCCTTCAAAAACGTCTATTTCACGGGCATTATCCGCGACATGCAGGGACGCAAAATGTCGAAGAGCTTGGGCAACTCGCCCGACCCGCTCGACATCATCGCCCGCTACGGCGCGGACGGCCTGCGCTTCGGCGTCATGAACTGCGCTCCGCAGGGGCAGGACATTCTGTTCAGCGAAGAGCGCGTGGAACTCGGCAGAAACTTCTGCAACAAACTTTGGAACGCGTGCAGATTCAGGCAGATGTCGGGCGGCGCGGGCGACAACTCGTCGCTTAAAGCAATCGCCGACAGAATCGACGTCTCGAAGCTCGACTCCGACGACCACGCAATTCTCGCAAACCTCGTCAAATGCGCCGAAACCGTCGCGAAAGACTACGGCGTCTACCAGTTCAACGCAATCACGCAAAGCCTTTACGCGTTCTTCTGGAACGACTTTTGCGGCTGGTATTTGGAGGTCTCAAAGTCGCGCCTCGCCGACGAATCGGCGCGGGGCACGGTGCTCGCAGTTCAGGACTTGTGCCTGCGCCAGACGCTGCTTTTGCTCCACCCCTTCATGCCCTTCATTACGGAGGAACTCTGGCACTCGATGGGCTTCGGCGGCGCGGGAGAGTTTATCCAAAACGCCTCGCCCGATTTCGCCGACGAACTCGCGGAACTCGGCATTGCAATCGACGAAAACGCGGCGGCGGATACCGAAAAACTCAAAGATTTGGTCGCAAAATCGCGCGCCCTCAAAGCCCAGTGTAAAGTGGGCACCAAGCGCGATTCGAAAATGTCGATTCTTCCCGCCGACGCCGCAAGTGCGGCAATCTTCGACGCAAACTTCGACAAGCTCAAAAAGCTCGTCGGCGCTGAGACTTTCGAAAAAGTCTCCGTTGAGTGCGACTCGCCCGCGGCGATTACCGCCCTCGGCACGGTCTACCTCGACATGAGCGGCGACATCGATATGGGCGCGGAAATCGCGCGTCTCGAAAAGGAGCTTGCCAAACTTTGCGGCTTCGAAAAATCGACGGTCGCCCGCCTTTCGAACGAGGCGTTTACCTCGAAAGCTCCCGCAAAGGTAATTGAGGGCGCAAAGAAACAGCTCGACGACTGCCGCGCGAAAATCGCGGAAATCGAAAAGCTTCTGAAAGCCTACAAAGCGTAG
- the carB gene encoding carbamoyl-phosphate synthase large subunit: protein MSKRTDIKTILIIGSGPIVIGQACEFDYSGTQACKALKEEGYKVVLVNSNPATIMTDPDFADVTYIEPLTPEVLEKIIAKERPDALLPTLGGQTGLNLSLELAKRGILAKYGVELIGAKQEAIEKGEDRQLFREAMMKIGLDIPQSVVVHELKEAIEWIEKWNKFPVIIRPSFTLGGTGGGIAYNREEYEKMVAFGLSASPVSEVLVEECLLGWKEFEMEVMRDHKDQCVVICSIENLDPMGVHTGDSITVAPALTLTDKEYQLMRDASFAVIREIGVETGGSNIQFAVNPENGRMIVIEMNPRVSRSSALASKATGFPIAKIAAKLAVGYSLDELRNDITRETPASFEPTIDYVVTKIPRFTFEKFAGSDNTLTSSMKSVGEAMAIGRTFKESLQKALRSMEIGTRGLGGGGKFGGDEITDHDEIRKGLVRPTAERIFYVRYAIKAGFTDAEIHEFTAIDPWFLKQIRGIVEIEEELASAGLLNLSEDLLRRAKEAGFSDKQIAHLCATKIRNIKQLRQQYGIETVFRLVDTCAAEFEAFTPYYYSTYGVESELRPSTKKKIMIIGGGPNRIGQGIEFDYCCVHASFALREAGYETLMINSNPETVSTDYDTSDRLFFEPLTLEDVLEVYKQEKCDGAIVQFGGQTPLNLASELKANGVNIIGTSPESIDAAEDREIFKRILEKLHLKQPVNATATTPEQAYELAGQIGFPILLRPSFVLGGRGMFIVYEMEDMKRVIRDAFDAAPGKPVLLDKFLEDAIELDVDAISDGETTVIGGMLEHIEYAGVHSGDAAMVIPPHTLTENILKEVREATFALAKELKVVGLMNVQYAIKKGELFLIEVNPRASRTIPFISKVIGVPLAKMASRVMAGEKLKDLGFTKQIIPDYIAVKESVFPFVRFLGSQIMLTPEMRSTGEVMGLADDLGMAFAKSQMAAQPGLPTSGNIFLSVKDHDKEAAAEIARKFIDFGFKIYSTAGTAGFLKEKGIPVTKTYKLSEGARPNVLDMVKNGEIQIIINTPSGMNPRIDENKIREEALLSRVCMITTIMGAYAALRGIEALKTKPITVKSLQEYKEEIDAKRAKLEA from the coding sequence ATGTCCAAGCGCACAGATATCAAGACCATTCTCATAATCGGCTCGGGCCCGATAGTAATCGGGCAGGCTTGCGAATTCGACTATTCGGGCACGCAGGCTTGCAAGGCTTTAAAAGAGGAGGGATACAAAGTCGTTCTCGTCAACTCGAATCCCGCGACGATTATGACCGACCCCGACTTCGCCGATGTAACTTATATCGAGCCGCTGACTCCCGAAGTTCTCGAAAAGATAATCGCAAAGGAACGCCCCGACGCGCTTCTGCCGACACTCGGCGGGCAGACGGGGCTGAATCTGTCGCTGGAGCTCGCCAAGCGCGGGATACTCGCAAAATACGGCGTGGAGCTTATCGGCGCAAAGCAGGAGGCGATAGAAAAGGGCGAAGACCGCCAGCTCTTCCGCGAGGCGATGATGAAAATCGGCTTGGACATTCCCCAAAGCGTCGTCGTCCACGAGCTTAAAGAGGCAATCGAGTGGATTGAAAAATGGAACAAATTCCCCGTCATTATCCGCCCCAGCTTTACGCTCGGCGGCACGGGCGGCGGCATTGCGTACAATCGCGAAGAGTACGAAAAAATGGTAGCTTTCGGGCTGAGCGCGTCTCCCGTTTCGGAGGTGCTGGTCGAGGAATGCCTGCTGGGCTGGAAGGAATTCGAAATGGAGGTCATGCGCGACCACAAAGACCAGTGCGTGGTCATCTGCTCGATTGAAAACCTCGACCCGATGGGCGTCCACACGGGCGACTCAATCACCGTGGCCCCCGCGCTCACCCTCACCGACAAGGAATACCAGCTCATGCGCGACGCGAGCTTTGCGGTAATCCGCGAAATCGGCGTCGAGACGGGCGGTTCGAATATCCAGTTTGCGGTGAACCCCGAAAACGGGCGCATGATTGTCATCGAAATGAACCCGCGCGTTTCGCGCAGCTCGGCTCTTGCGTCGAAGGCGACGGGCTTTCCGATTGCGAAAATCGCGGCGAAACTCGCCGTCGGCTACTCGCTCGACGAGCTTCGCAACGACATCACGCGCGAAACCCCCGCGAGCTTCGAGCCTACGATTGACTATGTCGTAACGAAAATCCCCCGCTTCACTTTCGAAAAATTCGCCGGCAGCGACAACACCCTTACGTCGTCGATGAAGAGCGTGGGCGAGGCGATGGCAATAGGCAGAACGTTCAAGGAGTCCCTGCAAAAGGCTTTGCGCTCGATGGAAATCGGCACGCGCGGTCTCGGCGGCGGCGGCAAATTCGGCGGCGACGAAATTACAGACCACGACGAAATCCGCAAGGGGCTTGTCCGCCCGACGGCGGAGCGCATTTTCTATGTCCGCTACGCAATCAAGGCGGGCTTTACAGACGCGGAAATCCACGAGTTCACCGCAATAGACCCGTGGTTCTTGAAGCAAATCAGGGGCATTGTGGAAATAGAGGAGGAACTCGCCTCGGCTGGGCTTCTCAACCTTTCCGAAGACCTTTTGCGCCGCGCCAAGGAGGCGGGTTTCAGCGACAAGCAGATAGCGCACCTTTGCGCCACGAAAATCCGCAACATCAAACAGCTCAGACAGCAGTACGGAATCGAAACCGTTTTCAGGCTCGTCGATACATGCGCGGCGGAATTCGAGGCGTTCACGCCGTACTACTATTCCACATACGGAGTCGAAAGCGAGCTTCGCCCGTCTACGAAGAAAAAGATAATGATTATCGGCGGCGGGCCGAACAGAATCGGGCAGGGCATCGAGTTCGACTACTGCTGCGTGCACGCGTCTTTCGCCCTGCGCGAGGCGGGCTACGAAACGCTGATGATTAACTCGAACCCCGAAACCGTTTCGACGGACTACGACACCTCCGACAGGCTCTTCTTCGAGCCCCTCACGCTCGAAGACGTTTTGGAAGTCTACAAGCAGGAGAAGTGCGACGGCGCGATTGTCCAGTTCGGCGGGCAGACGCCGCTCAACTTGGCGTCCGAATTGAAGGCAAACGGCGTGAACATCATCGGCACTTCGCCCGAATCAATCGACGCTGCGGAGGACCGCGAAATCTTCAAGCGCATTCTCGAAAAGCTCCACCTCAAACAGCCCGTCAACGCGACGGCGACGACTCCCGAACAGGCGTACGAGCTTGCGGGGCAAATCGGCTTCCCGATTCTCCTGCGCCCGAGCTTCGTTCTCGGCGGGCGCGGCATGTTCATCGTCTACGAGATGGAGGACATGAAGCGCGTAATCCGCGACGCTTTCGACGCAGCCCCCGGAAAGCCCGTGCTGCTCGACAAGTTCCTCGAAGACGCGATAGAGCTTGACGTTGACGCTATCAGCGACGGCGAAACAACGGTAATAGGCGGCATGCTCGAACACATCGAATACGCGGGCGTGCATTCGGGTGACGCGGCGATGGTGATTCCGCCGCACACGCTCACGGAAAACATTTTGAAGGAAGTGCGCGAGGCGACGTTCGCGCTCGCCAAGGAATTAAAGGTTGTGGGCTTGATGAATGTCCAGTACGCAATCAAGAAGGGCGAGCTTTTCCTCATCGAGGTGAACCCCCGCGCGTCGAGAACGATTCCGTTCATCTCGAAGGTAATCGGCGTGCCGCTCGCGAAAATGGCGTCGCGCGTGATGGCGGGCGAAAAGCTCAAAGACCTGGGCTTTACAAAACAGATTATTCCCGACTACATCGCGGTAAAGGAAAGCGTGTTCCCGTTCGTGCGCTTCCTCGGATCGCAGATTATGCTCACCCCCGAAATGCGCTCCACGGGCGAAGTCATGGGCTTGGCGGACGACCTCGGCATGGCGTTCGCAAAAAGCCAGATGGCGGCTCAGCCGGGGCTTCCGACTTCGGGCAACATCTTCCTTTCGGTCAAAGACCACGACAAGGAGGCGGCGGCGGAAATCGCGCGGAAGTTCATAGATTTCGGCTTCAAGATTTACTCGACGGCGGGCACGGCGGGCTTCCTGAAAGAAAAGGGAATCCCCGTGACGAAAACCTACAAGCTCAGCGAGGGCGCGCGCCCGAACGTGCTCGACATGGTAAAGAACGGCGAAATCCAGATAATCATCAACACGCCGTCGGGCATGAACCCGCGAATCGACGAAAACAAAATCCGCGAAGAGGCTCTGCTTTCGCGCGTTTGCATGATTACCACAATCATGGGCGCGTACGCCGCCCTGCGCGGCATAGAGGCTCTGAAAACGAAGCCCATTACCGTCAAGAGCTTGCAGGAGTACAAAGAGGAAATCGACGCAAAGCGCGCAAAGCTCGAAGCGTAA
- a CDS encoding TIM barrel protein: MNTISRRKFFGGMSAAMLATMLGACASTECKSGKACGKTAKADKFKMKFAPRGLFAASCGKDPFKRFKWLSENGFWAVEGVVFVNPDKIYKQEEINLQRALGAYAREVGLEMGCVSSMNNKDFPVMTANQVPVKGKVIRDKKAVRDCLARQMDNTFAVMERLGSKQFIIGAGTNDSELSPEKQYENTVENMAFCADYCKRYGFTMEIEPLNTKSHPNLYIDRAELGAKIVRDVNNPHCRLLFDIFHEQMQVGSLDALDKPEVWNCIESFHIADAPSRQEPGTGNIDYKKVLKKIWDKGYRGFIGLEHGQTDKSLEGDRKLLQIYRDLDSVVA; this comes from the coding sequence ATGAATACTATATCAAGACGCAAATTCTTCGGGGGAATGTCGGCGGCAATGCTCGCAACAATGCTCGGCGCGTGCGCTTCAACCGAATGCAAAAGCGGCAAAGCCTGCGGCAAAACCGCAAAGGCCGACAAGTTCAAAATGAAATTCGCCCCGCGCGGGCTATTCGCGGCGTCCTGCGGCAAAGACCCTTTCAAACGCTTCAAATGGCTGTCCGAAAACGGCTTCTGGGCAGTTGAGGGCGTCGTTTTCGTCAATCCCGACAAAATCTACAAGCAGGAGGAAATCAACCTCCAACGCGCCCTCGGCGCGTACGCGCGCGAAGTCGGGCTTGAAATGGGCTGCGTAAGCTCGATGAACAACAAGGATTTCCCCGTGATGACCGCAAACCAAGTGCCTGTAAAGGGCAAAGTTATACGCGACAAAAAGGCGGTTCGCGACTGTCTTGCGCGGCAGATGGACAACACTTTCGCGGTCATGGAACGCCTCGGCAGCAAACAGTTCATCATCGGCGCGGGCACGAACGACAGCGAACTTTCGCCCGAAAAGCAGTACGAAAACACCGTCGAAAACATGGCTTTCTGCGCCGACTACTGCAAACGCTACGGCTTCACGATGGAAATCGAACCCCTCAACACGAAAAGCCACCCCAACCTCTATATAGACAGGGCCGAACTCGGCGCGAAAATCGTGCGCGACGTCAACAACCCGCACTGCCGCCTGCTTTTCGACATCTTCCACGAACAAATGCAAGTCGGCAGCCTCGACGCGCTCGACAAGCCCGAAGTCTGGAACTGCATAGAGTCTTTCCACATAGCCGACGCGCCCTCGCGCCAAGAACCGGGGACGGGCAACATAGACTACAAGAAGGTTCTCAAAAAAATTTGGGACAAGGGCTACCGCGGCTTCATCGGCTTGGAGCACGGGCAGACCGACAAGTCGCTTGAAGGCGACCGCAAACTCCTGCAAATCTACCGCGACCTCGACTCGGTCGTGGCGTAA
- the ppk1 gene encoding polyphosphate kinase 1, protein MSKEAEPKYFNRELSWLAFNRRVLNLCTEPSFPILERMRFLSIVSSNLDEFFEIRVAGLEQQLESGVLDVGFDGLGPREQLRRISVITAAMTVDEYSCWTDNLVPALRKEKIFFKTPRECTAAEKEWLRKYFEDDVYPALTPLAVDPAHPFPHLRNKGLYVLLSIANASVKRAPSDIAIVPVPPILSRVIRMESRNPDEYHLVYLSDTIKYYAEQLFPGYKVRNSAIFRITRNSDLYIDEEETENLLQTIENELHNRRKGAAVRLEIEDCVSDSALKTLVDALDIDESFIYRIPASPLNLARLSVAYDMVDRPDLKFPPYRPSIPAEFKNCDDYFSVIRQKDRLLHHPYESFSPVEEFISKAARDPDVLAIKLTLYRTSQGSPIVKALKEAATNGKQVTVLVELKARFDEENNIQWARELEERGVHVVYGIVGFKTHCKTCLIVRREEGGALRRYVHLGTGNYNSKTAKIYTDLSFFSAREDLSAEVANLFNTLTGKVSEPKFDKLMVAPFCFHSKFLDLVRRETENAKAGKKARIIIKVNSVVEQSSIDALYEASRAGVKIDMIVRGICALVPGVKGMSENISVKSIVGVYLEHSRIYYFENGGSPIVYAGSGDIMTRNMFKRIECLFPIEDPDIKARIVGDILPAMLKDNQFSSVLHPNGAYYKSADMKSAEQFSCQRYFMSQE, encoded by the coding sequence ATGTCGAAAGAAGCCGAACCAAAATATTTCAACCGCGAGCTTAGCTGGCTTGCGTTCAACCGTAGAGTTCTGAACCTCTGCACAGAGCCGAGTTTTCCGATTCTCGAACGCATGCGCTTCCTCTCGATTGTAAGCAGCAACCTCGACGAATTTTTCGAAATCCGCGTGGCGGGTTTGGAGCAGCAGCTCGAATCGGGAGTGCTCGACGTCGGCTTCGACGGGCTCGGCCCGCGCGAGCAGTTGCGCCGAATCAGCGTAATCACCGCCGCCATGACCGTAGACGAATATTCGTGCTGGACCGACAACCTCGTTCCCGCGCTCCGCAAGGAGAAGATATTTTTCAAAACCCCGCGCGAGTGCACCGCCGCCGAAAAGGAATGGCTCAGAAAGTATTTCGAAGACGACGTCTACCCCGCGCTCACGCCGCTTGCCGTCGACCCCGCCCACCCCTTCCCGCACCTGCGCAACAAGGGGCTTTATGTGCTGCTTTCGATAGCGAACGCGTCGGTCAAGCGCGCGCCGAGCGACATTGCAATCGTGCCCGTGCCGCCGATACTTTCGCGCGTAATCAGAATGGAGAGCAGGAATCCCGACGAGTACCACTTGGTTTATCTGAGCGACACTATAAAGTACTACGCCGAGCAGCTTTTTCCCGGCTACAAAGTGCGCAATTCGGCGATATTCAGAATCACGCGAAACTCCGACCTGTACATCGACGAGGAGGAAACAGAAAACCTTTTGCAGACAATCGAAAACGAGCTTCACAACCGCCGCAAGGGCGCGGCTGTAAGGCTCGAAATAGAGGACTGCGTGTCGGACTCCGCCCTGAAAACGCTCGTGGACGCGCTCGACATCGACGAAAGCTTCATCTACCGCATTCCCGCAAGCCCGCTGAATTTGGCGCGGCTGTCGGTCGCCTACGACATGGTTGACCGCCCCGACCTCAAATTCCCGCCCTACCGCCCGTCGATTCCCGCCGAGTTTAAAAATTGCGACGACTATTTTTCGGTAATCCGCCAAAAAGACAGGCTTTTGCACCACCCCTACGAGAGCTTTTCGCCCGTCGAAGAGTTCATCTCCAAGGCGGCGCGCGACCCCGACGTTTTGGCAATCAAACTCACTCTCTACCGCACAAGCCAGGGCTCGCCCATTGTCAAGGCGTTGAAAGAGGCGGCAACCAACGGCAAGCAGGTAACAGTGCTTGTCGAGCTCAAAGCGCGTTTCGACGAGGAAAACAACATTCAGTGGGCGCGCGAGCTTGAAGAGCGCGGCGTGCACGTCGTGTACGGAATCGTCGGCTTCAAGACGCACTGCAAGACGTGCCTTATCGTCCGCAGGGAGGAGGGCGGCGCGTTGCGCAGATACGTCCATTTGGGCACTGGCAACTACAATTCGAAAACCGCAAAAATCTATACCGACCTTTCGTTTTTCAGCGCAAGGGAGGACCTCTCGGCGGAGGTCGCAAACCTTTTCAACACGCTTACGGGCAAAGTGTCCGAACCCAAGTTCGACAAGCTCATGGTAGCCCCGTTCTGCTTCCATTCCAAATTTCTCGACCTCGTGCGGCGCGAGACCGAAAACGCAAAGGCGGGCAAAAAGGCGCGGATAATAATCAAGGTAAATTCCGTCGTGGAGCAGTCGTCAATCGACGCGCTTTACGAGGCGTCCCGCGCGGGCGTGAAAATAGACATGATTGTCCGCGGCATCTGCGCGCTCGTCCCGGGGGTTAAGGGCATGAGCGAAAACATAAGCGTCAAGAGCATAGTGGGCGTCTATTTGGAGCACAGCCGCATCTACTATTTCGAAAACGGCGGCTCGCCAATCGTCTACGCGGGCAGCGGCGACATCATGACCCGCAACATGTTCAAGCGCATAGAGTGCCTCTTCCCGATTGAAGACCCCGACATCAAGGCGCGGATTGTCGGCGACATTCTGCCCGCAATGCTCAAAGACAACCAGTTTTCGAGCGTCCTGCACCCCAACGGCGCGTACTACAAATCGGCGGACATGAAGAGCGCGGAACAGTTTTCGTGCCAGCGTTATTTCATGTCGCAGGAATAG